Proteins encoded within one genomic window of Leptospira stimsonii:
- a CDS encoding VWA containing CoxE family protein produces the protein MFIPFFYRLKNQGIPVTTGEFLDFLKVVDHYTTNQKAWINLDELYRFSRTCMVKDIKYFDAFDLVFSEIFGEKGALRPELKQELMDWLNRIFENPNGPPPPSLISPDQLLEELKKRLEEQKGEHHGGNKWVGTGGSSPFGHSGSNPEGVRVGGEGGNRSAVFQALERRYKEYRTDEQLDVRQIKTALKKLRNFRKEGVSEFHLPKTIDSTCRNAGDIQLEFERSRKNGLKVLLLMDTGGSMTSHAERVNKLFSASHQINHFKEFHYYYFHNIIYDAVYPKANMRTPLSLQRIFKKHSDDTKLILIGDAYMAPYELLDSTYGYYHSRFRVDFRLPENPESGLDSLKRIRRHFKDSIWLNPEPKKYWDAPTIREIGKQIPMFFLSLDGLEKGIKKLLNAL, from the coding sequence ATGTTCATTCCTTTCTTTTACAGACTAAAAAACCAAGGAATTCCCGTTACCACGGGAGAATTTTTGGACTTTTTGAAGGTGGTAGATCACTATACCACGAATCAAAAAGCGTGGATTAATTTGGATGAACTTTACCGTTTTTCCCGAACCTGTATGGTAAAGGATATCAAATACTTCGACGCCTTTGATCTTGTATTCTCGGAGATTTTCGGAGAGAAGGGCGCTTTGCGACCTGAGTTGAAACAGGAACTGATGGACTGGCTCAACCGAATTTTTGAGAATCCGAACGGCCCACCCCCGCCTTCTTTGATTTCGCCCGATCAGCTGTTGGAAGAATTGAAAAAAAGACTCGAGGAACAAAAAGGGGAACACCACGGAGGAAACAAATGGGTCGGAACGGGAGGCTCTTCTCCTTTCGGCCATAGCGGTTCCAATCCGGAGGGAGTGAGAGTAGGAGGGGAAGGAGGAAACCGTTCAGCGGTCTTTCAAGCATTAGAAAGACGTTATAAAGAATATAGAACGGACGAACAACTGGATGTACGTCAGATCAAAACGGCGCTCAAAAAGCTTAGGAATTTTCGTAAAGAAGGAGTTTCCGAATTTCATCTTCCAAAGACGATCGATTCGACATGTAGAAACGCCGGAGACATTCAACTCGAGTTTGAACGTTCTCGAAAGAACGGTCTCAAGGTTTTACTTCTGATGGATACGGGAGGAAGTATGACAAGTCACGCGGAGAGGGTGAATAAACTTTTTTCTGCGAGTCATCAAATCAATCACTTCAAAGAATTTCATTATTACTATTTTCATAATATCATTTACGACGCAGTGTATCCGAAAGCGAATATGCGAACACCTCTATCGCTCCAAAGAATCTTTAAAAAACACAGCGACGATACGAAGTTGATTCTGATCGGAGACGCGTATATGGCTCCCTATGAACTTTTGGATTCCACGTATGGTTACTATCACAGTCGTTTTCGTGTCGATTTTCGACTTCCTGAAAATCCAGAATCGGGACTTGATTCCTTAAAAAGAATTCGAAGACATTTCAAAGATTCGATTTGGTTGAATCCGGAACCGAAAAAATACTGGGACGCTCCGACGATCCGGGAAATTGGAAAACAGATTCCTATGTTTTTTCTTTCTTTGGACGGATTGGAAAAAGGGATTAAGAAACTCTTAAACGCCCTTTGA
- the pbpC gene encoding penicillin-binding protein 1C codes for MSRKNIWVIWFISIFFYSNVLFSENVPAYEAVRDSYQSSDGTLLDIHGRFLQTIRFDTKERRLAWVEEGEIPETLFLALLLQEDKRFFEHSGVDSIAILGAVRDRLLGTSKRGASTLSMQLAGMFLRTKPGRRTFLDKWNQIQFAREMEESWKKTEILTAYLNLTSFRGELKGLRSASRGIFHKEPSALSDTEAILLVSMLPFPGAGAEVLARRSCILAKKLRKDDLCSSFEKTAKIAVSKPTGLPSTGGIAYHAAQKFFRENFGSSLKSGKERTTIDFDLQWKITERAKNILDGLKSQNVAETGVVVLDNVSGAILAYVGNLPESRSFFVDAIQSRRQAGSTLKPFLYALAFDQSLLKPTSILDDSPFEWNAVSGIYRPSNYSDTYHGKVEARFALASSLNIPAIHVLDLVGVSTFVQKLQDLGIGNLERSDFYGASLALGTADVTLLELTNAYRTLANGGMFSQTTLLPSVARQMFQDNRQEGHFWNRVYSKDASDTLGEILSNREYRSLSFGLNNHLSTRFFTAVKTGTSQDMRDNWCIGYSKKFTVGVWVGNMDGSPMRDVSGVTGAAPIWNSVMNLLQERDSEIWQPPEAVRNETPTKRIEETSSIPKIVVPGNETIFAIDPDIPEGRQKVRFSATVFENGFQWILDGKNLNDAREKETFWKPVKGFHILSLQDRTGKIVDSVVFEVR; via the coding sequence ATGAGTCGAAAGAATATATGGGTGATTTGGTTCATCAGTATATTCTTCTATTCCAATGTACTATTTTCTGAGAACGTGCCGGCTTATGAGGCGGTTCGAGATTCTTATCAATCGTCTGATGGAACGCTCTTAGACATTCACGGAAGATTTCTACAAACGATTCGTTTTGATACGAAAGAAAGAAGACTTGCCTGGGTCGAAGAAGGGGAAATTCCCGAAACGTTGTTTCTTGCCCTTTTGCTCCAAGAAGACAAACGTTTTTTTGAGCATTCGGGAGTGGATTCGATCGCGATTTTAGGTGCGGTTCGCGATCGACTGTTGGGAACTTCCAAACGCGGAGCGAGCACGCTTTCGATGCAACTCGCCGGAATGTTTCTGCGAACAAAACCAGGAAGACGAACTTTTTTAGACAAATGGAATCAGATTCAATTTGCGAGAGAAATGGAAGAATCTTGGAAAAAGACCGAGATTCTTACCGCTTACCTGAATCTTACTTCGTTTCGAGGAGAACTCAAGGGACTTCGTTCCGCAAGTCGAGGAATTTTTCACAAAGAACCTTCCGCGTTAAGCGACACAGAGGCGATTCTTCTTGTATCGATGCTTCCGTTTCCGGGTGCGGGCGCCGAAGTTTTGGCCAGAAGAAGTTGTATTCTTGCGAAAAAACTTCGAAAGGATGATCTTTGTTCTTCTTTTGAGAAAACGGCAAAGATCGCGGTTTCAAAACCGACCGGACTTCCCTCTACGGGAGGAATCGCGTATCACGCCGCACAAAAATTCTTTCGCGAGAATTTTGGATCTTCCTTAAAAAGCGGAAAAGAAAGAACGACCATCGATTTCGATCTGCAATGGAAGATCACTGAACGCGCGAAGAACATTTTAGACGGATTAAAAAGTCAGAACGTTGCCGAAACGGGAGTTGTGGTTTTGGATAACGTATCCGGTGCAATCCTTGCCTATGTTGGAAATCTTCCGGAAAGCAGATCTTTTTTTGTAGATGCGATTCAATCACGAAGACAAGCCGGGTCCACTCTGAAGCCGTTTCTTTACGCCCTTGCTTTTGATCAATCGCTTTTGAAACCCACTTCGATCTTAGACGATAGCCCTTTTGAGTGGAACGCGGTTTCCGGAATCTATCGACCATCCAATTACAGCGATACGTATCACGGTAAAGTGGAAGCGAGGTTTGCTCTGGCTTCGTCTCTCAATATACCGGCGATTCATGTATTGGATCTTGTGGGAGTTTCGACTTTCGTTCAGAAACTTCAAGACCTCGGAATTGGAAACTTAGAACGTTCGGATTTTTATGGAGCTTCTCTCGCGCTTGGAACGGCAGACGTGACTCTTTTGGAGTTGACCAACGCTTATCGAACTCTCGCCAACGGTGGAATGTTCTCGCAGACAACTCTGCTTCCTTCCGTCGCGAGACAAATGTTTCAAGATAATCGGCAGGAGGGACATTTTTGGAATCGTGTGTATTCAAAAGACGCCTCCGATACGTTAGGAGAAATTCTTTCCAATCGGGAATATCGTTCTCTTTCTTTCGGATTAAACAATCATCTGAGTACGCGATTTTTTACGGCCGTAAAAACGGGAACCTCTCAAGATATGAGAGACAATTGGTGCATCGGTTATTCCAAAAAATTCACCGTGGGTGTTTGGGTCGGCAATATGGATGGAAGTCCGATGAGGGACGTAAGCGGTGTTACGGGAGCGGCTCCGATTTGGAATTCGGTTATGAATCTTTTGCAAGAAAGAGATTCCGAGATTTGGCAACCCCCGGAAGCAGTGCGAAACGAAACTCCCACGAAAAGAATCGAGGAGACCTCTTCGATTCCTAAAATTGTAGTTCCCGGAAATGAAACGATTTTCGCGATCGATCCGGACATTCCCGAAGGTCGACAAAAAGTTCGCTTTAGCGCGACGGTTTTTGAAAACGGATTTCAGTGGATTTTGGATGGAAAGAATTTGAACGATGCTCGCGAAAAGGAAACGTTTTGGAAACCTGTAAAAGGTTTTCATATTCTTTCTCTTCAAGATCGTACCGGAAAAATCGTCGACAGCGTAGTTTTCGAAGTTCGGTAG
- a CDS encoding AAA family ATPase — MNPLIDTYLLSPSLEEAILMAEITSRPLLLKGEPGTGKSLLAEYLAKQRKLPIHTWHIKSITQAKEGLYFYDAVSRLNDSRFAEDSEKVKKIENYIRLGSLGEAFDSDQKSIVLIDEIDKADIEFPNDLLLELDRMEFFIPEIQKRVQAKHRPLTIITSNNEKELPAAFLRRCIFHYIEFPDPEFMKKIILSHYPGVGHTLLIKALEMFYLIRRMDDLKKKPGTSELLDWIQILVHQGAALKDEVRIPFLGALIKNEEDLKLFRN; from the coding sequence ATGAATCCATTGATAGACACTTACTTGCTTTCTCCTTCTCTGGAAGAAGCGATCCTAATGGCGGAAATCACTTCTCGTCCTTTGCTCCTAAAGGGAGAACCGGGAACCGGAAAATCACTTCTAGCAGAGTATTTAGCCAAACAGAGAAAATTGCCGATCCATACCTGGCATATCAAATCGATCACACAAGCAAAAGAAGGTTTGTACTTTTATGACGCCGTTTCCCGTCTGAACGATTCCCGTTTTGCGGAAGATTCGGAGAAGGTAAAAAAAATCGAAAACTATATTCGATTGGGTTCTTTAGGAGAAGCCTTTGACTCGGATCAAAAGTCGATCGTTTTGATCGACGAAATCGACAAAGCTGACATCGAATTTCCGAACGATCTTCTTTTGGAATTAGATCGAATGGAATTTTTTATTCCCGAGATTCAAAAACGAGTTCAGGCGAAACACAGACCGCTTACGATCATTACCTCGAATAACGAAAAAGAATTGCCTGCCGCTTTCTTAAGAAGATGCATCTTTCATTATATAGAATTTCCCGATCCGGAATTTATGAAAAAAATCATCCTTTCGCATTACCCGGGAGTGGGACATACGTTATTGATCAAAGCCCTCGAGATGTTTTATTTGATTAGAAGGATGGACGACCTAAAAAAGAAACCGGGGACGAGTGAGTTGCTGGATTGGATTCAAATTTTGGTTCATCAAGGTGCGGCCTTGAAGGATGAGGTGCGAATTCCATTCTTAGGCGCTCTGATTAAAAACGAAGAGGATCTGAAGTTATTTAGGAATTAA
- a CDS encoding alpha-2-macroglobulin family protein: protein MSSFAIHRFLSKIYFLLFFLFAVNLGAQVRIEFTPTGEVKKPSQIRARFSESMIPLGNPKFSLNPFEIRCPVKGSERWVDDKNWVLEFPSPLPGGVECVFETKKIKSLAGNSPTEGEKFSFHTGGPEIDSSSPYEGGIVDEDQIFILDLDSEVDLSSASDHLYFVTEGIRDKIGFSRITGSLEKELLKANYREGKEERTILIKADQKFPSGKNIQLVLEQGLKSKSGVARTSTRKVSFTVRKAFLAEFNCDRVNAKSACIPSLPLTVNFSAPVSVELLRKIQLQTSDGKLIPAKVSSEEGNYDYGVSFPTPLSPKAKFQILLPSGIKDDAGRSLANQSSFPLTVSTDDYPPLLKFAARFGILERYPEAVLPVTIRNLEAENPVRLYQVKTSPETKEIVQQQFDKLKEKGKEILNWATGKDEKNQTPPKQFTGKEVILGVGQISEIVQYLKILESLDHKDSIFDPSRNQLPAGTNEIKLQSKNGVRRFEVVGIPLKSPGFHVVEMKSDVLGNSLLGKNQPFYVRTGALVTNLSIHFKWGSESSLVWVTRLNDAKPVSNADVQIFNCKNEKIFYGKTNSSGTLIVKGIPTRSSIPYCSWKPYENGLFLTAAYEDDFTFSHSRWQNGIENWRFNLPGDYGASNVLFHPVMDRTLFRAGETVSMKIVSRAKKTSGFEIPGASEYPSSAKIIHSGTEKEYSVSLKWNPEGTSAIQFKIPKEANLGVYRVLLNEFSGKNHEGQVFIGEFRVEEFRVPLMKAEFQTNGSNIAPSKIGITGNVRYLSGGGAGKIPVLLRTRVIPGGGVSFSDYSEFLFSNGKVAQSSEEQGEIQNAGFTKTQLTLDGKGFFDATVKSIPESDSPQRLEAELEYRDPNGEIQSAFRSFSIYPSEFHVGIAPEGWAAVQDSVKFKVAVLDLKGNPVEGKKVTVKTFTKKYYSNRKRLVGGFYSYDHKYEIKEIGEFCSGKTNSKGLLFCNGSVKETGEIFFEASLSGEEVKANSSVWITGKEDLWFAASDHDRMDLLPEKKEYQAGEKARFQVRMPFREATALITVEREGILTSFTKLLTGKDPMIEIPVENSYAPNVFVSVLAIRGRVDSPKETALVDLARPSFRLGLAQIRVGWKPFEVPVRVETDKTVYGTRQKAKVKIQIEHPSSQVKKDSRITLAAVDQGLLELKANDTWDLLRAMMKERGNSVETSSAQLRVIGRRHFGLKSLPPGGGGGGATTRELFDTLLYWKADLKPDENGKLEVEVPLNDSLTSFKIVAIVHSGKDKFGSASTQIQTTRDLLVYPSIAPFAREKDLVQSGLTIKNTTDRTMDLSISPKTSPDLGLETKNVKISAGESIVVPWELSIPAKKTEIVYEFLTKENGGSFTDTVRFRQKIGESVPVRVLQSTFVHIEDGKLSIPIQENQEAIAGSGELEIGLKASLTGGAILAAKETMSRYPYSCLEQKLSKSVAAGSQKDWDQIMDQLSSYMDGDGLLKFFPSSWYGSEILTAYLLILSSESGFKIPEATRETLIEALNRYSKDLIFRSSYISNTDTRLKKIIVLDAISRFSALSDESIRAVQTDPKILPSDILISLRNIYSRSNTFKNQIPAIDILLKSRFRIQGTSYNFVDESSLWWLLSSNDSTVMRTILSVVKDPAWKEDLPRMIRGAITRQKKGSWDITTANALGILAFQSYSKQFERDSVDGTTTISLENQSNTLEWKNKKDPSTLSLPMPKTTQNLEFVQNGNGKPYAVIHTKAALPLKEKLESGMRLEKEILDESGSKKSSFKDGDLVRVRLKIYTESTLSWVAIKDPIPAGASILGSGLGNDSRSGSEVAIEGDWWSSPTFVERKWEGYTAYFEYLPAGSVTLEYVYRINQSGKFVLPSTRVEAMYLPDQFAEVPNADQTVQKD from the coding sequence TTGAGTTCCTTTGCAATTCACAGATTCTTATCTAAAATTTATTTCTTACTTTTTTTTCTTTTCGCCGTCAACCTCGGCGCTCAGGTTCGAATCGAATTCACGCCGACCGGTGAAGTCAAAAAACCTTCTCAAATAAGAGCACGATTTTCCGAATCGATGATCCCTCTCGGAAATCCGAAATTCTCTTTGAACCCTTTTGAAATTCGTTGTCCTGTAAAGGGAAGCGAACGTTGGGTGGATGATAAAAATTGGGTTTTGGAATTTCCTTCTCCGCTTCCCGGCGGCGTGGAATGCGTCTTTGAAACCAAAAAGATAAAGTCGCTCGCGGGAAATTCTCCGACGGAAGGAGAAAAATTCTCCTTTCATACGGGCGGTCCTGAAATCGATTCCTCCTCTCCGTATGAGGGTGGGATCGTAGACGAGGATCAGATTTTTATTTTGGATCTGGATTCGGAAGTCGATCTTTCTTCGGCGAGTGATCATCTCTACTTTGTCACGGAAGGAATTCGGGACAAGATCGGATTTAGCCGAATCACGGGTTCCTTGGAGAAAGAACTTCTCAAAGCGAACTATAGAGAAGGCAAAGAAGAAAGAACGATATTAATCAAAGCAGATCAAAAGTTTCCCAGCGGAAAAAATATCCAGTTGGTTTTAGAACAAGGACTCAAATCCAAATCGGGTGTCGCGAGAACTTCCACGAGAAAAGTGAGCTTTACCGTTCGAAAAGCGTTCCTCGCGGAGTTCAACTGCGATCGTGTCAACGCAAAGTCCGCTTGTATTCCTTCCTTACCTTTGACCGTAAATTTTAGCGCTCCCGTTTCCGTGGAACTCTTGCGAAAGATTCAACTGCAAACATCGGACGGAAAGTTGATTCCTGCAAAGGTTTCTTCCGAGGAAGGGAACTACGACTATGGCGTGAGTTTTCCGACTCCACTTTCTCCCAAAGCGAAGTTTCAGATTCTTCTTCCATCCGGAATCAAAGACGACGCGGGAAGAAGTCTCGCCAATCAATCCTCTTTTCCTCTTACGGTTTCCACGGACGATTATCCGCCGTTGTTGAAATTTGCGGCGCGATTCGGAATTTTGGAACGTTATCCGGAAGCGGTCCTTCCCGTCACGATTCGAAATCTGGAAGCGGAGAATCCTGTTCGACTTTATCAAGTAAAGACAAGTCCGGAAACAAAAGAAATCGTTCAACAGCAGTTTGATAAGTTGAAAGAAAAGGGAAAAGAAATTCTCAACTGGGCAACGGGAAAGGACGAAAAAAATCAAACTCCACCGAAACAGTTTACTGGTAAGGAAGTGATTCTCGGAGTTGGACAAATTTCGGAAATCGTTCAATATTTAAAAATTTTAGAATCTCTGGATCATAAGGATTCCATTTTTGATCCGAGTCGGAATCAGCTTCCAGCCGGAACCAACGAAATCAAACTTCAATCTAAAAACGGAGTTCGACGGTTCGAAGTCGTGGGAATTCCCCTCAAATCTCCCGGCTTTCACGTCGTAGAAATGAAATCGGACGTATTAGGAAATTCTTTATTAGGAAAGAATCAACCGTTTTACGTCCGCACGGGGGCGCTCGTCACCAATCTTTCGATCCATTTTAAATGGGGGAGCGAGTCTTCTCTCGTTTGGGTCACAAGACTCAACGACGCGAAACCGGTTTCGAACGCCGATGTACAAATTTTTAATTGTAAGAATGAGAAAATTTTCTACGGAAAGACAAACTCCTCCGGTACTCTGATCGTAAAGGGAATCCCTACGAGAAGTTCCATTCCGTATTGTTCTTGGAAGCCGTATGAAAACGGTCTTTTTTTGACGGCCGCATACGAAGACGATTTTACGTTCAGTCATTCTCGTTGGCAAAACGGAATCGAAAATTGGAGATTCAACCTTCCCGGAGATTACGGTGCGAGTAACGTTCTCTTTCATCCGGTGATGGACAGAACTCTGTTCCGGGCCGGTGAAACTGTTTCGATGAAGATCGTGTCCAGAGCGAAAAAAACGAGCGGTTTTGAAATTCCGGGCGCGAGCGAATATCCGAGTTCCGCTAAGATCATCCATTCAGGAACCGAAAAAGAATATTCTGTTTCTCTAAAGTGGAATCCGGAAGGTACGAGCGCGATTCAGTTTAAAATTCCGAAGGAAGCGAATCTCGGGGTTTATCGAGTTTTGTTAAACGAATTCAGCGGCAAAAATCACGAAGGTCAAGTTTTCATTGGTGAATTTCGTGTGGAGGAGTTTAGAGTTCCGCTGATGAAGGCGGAGTTTCAGACCAACGGGTCGAATATCGCTCCATCCAAGATCGGAATTACCGGAAACGTACGATATCTTTCCGGAGGAGGAGCGGGAAAAATTCCAGTGCTACTCCGAACACGTGTAATTCCCGGAGGAGGAGTTTCTTTTTCTGATTATTCCGAATTTTTGTTTAGCAACGGTAAGGTGGCCCAAAGTTCCGAGGAGCAAGGTGAAATTCAAAACGCAGGGTTTACAAAAACTCAGCTCACCTTGGATGGGAAAGGTTTTTTTGATGCGACCGTGAAGTCGATTCCGGAATCGGATTCTCCCCAAAGGCTCGAAGCCGAGTTGGAATACAGAGATCCCAACGGTGAAATCCAAAGTGCGTTTCGATCCTTTTCGATCTATCCTTCCGAATTTCACGTAGGAATTGCACCTGAAGGCTGGGCGGCCGTTCAAGATTCCGTGAAGTTCAAAGTAGCGGTTCTCGACCTGAAAGGGAATCCGGTGGAAGGAAAGAAGGTCACAGTAAAAACTTTTACAAAAAAATATTATTCCAATCGGAAGAGACTCGTGGGTGGATTTTATAGTTACGATCACAAATACGAGATCAAGGAAATCGGAGAGTTTTGTTCCGGGAAAACGAATTCAAAAGGGCTTTTGTTTTGCAACGGTTCCGTCAAAGAAACGGGAGAAATTTTCTTTGAAGCATCCTTATCCGGTGAAGAGGTAAAGGCAAATTCTTCCGTTTGGATAACGGGCAAGGAAGATCTTTGGTTTGCCGCGAGCGACCACGATCGAATGGATCTTCTTCCGGAGAAAAAGGAATACCAAGCCGGAGAGAAGGCGAGGTTTCAGGTTCGAATGCCATTTCGAGAAGCCACCGCGCTGATTACTGTGGAACGAGAAGGGATTCTCACTTCGTTTACAAAGCTACTGACGGGGAAGGATCCGATGATCGAAATCCCAGTAGAGAATTCGTATGCTCCGAACGTCTTTGTTTCGGTTCTTGCGATTCGAGGACGAGTCGATAGTCCGAAAGAAACGGCTCTTGTCGATTTGGCAAGACCTTCCTTTCGTTTGGGGCTCGCGCAGATTCGTGTCGGTTGGAAACCGTTCGAGGTCCCCGTTCGTGTGGAAACCGACAAAACGGTTTACGGAACCAGACAAAAAGCAAAAGTCAAAATTCAGATCGAACATCCTTCCTCTCAGGTAAAAAAGGATTCAAGAATCACGTTAGCCGCCGTTGATCAGGGTTTATTGGAACTCAAAGCCAACGATACTTGGGATTTGTTGCGCGCGATGATGAAAGAAAGAGGAAACTCCGTGGAAACGTCCTCGGCGCAACTTCGAGTGATCGGAAGAAGGCACTTCGGTTTAAAAAGTCTTCCACCAGGCGGAGGCGGAGGTGGAGCGACCACGCGCGAACTCTTTGACACGCTTCTTTATTGGAAAGCGGATCTCAAGCCGGACGAAAACGGAAAACTGGAAGTTGAAGTTCCGCTGAATGATTCTTTGACATCGTTTAAGATCGTAGCCATCGTTCATTCCGGAAAGGATAAGTTCGGTTCCGCGTCGACTCAGATTCAGACCACGAGAGATCTTCTCGTTTATCCTTCCATTGCTCCTTTTGCGAGAGAAAAGGATCTTGTTCAAAGCGGACTTACGATCAAGAACACGACGGATCGAACGATGGATTTGTCGATTTCACCGAAAACGTCTCCGGATCTCGGACTCGAGACGAAGAATGTGAAAATTTCCGCCGGAGAATCGATCGTAGTTCCTTGGGAGTTGTCGATTCCCGCAAAGAAAACCGAGATCGTTTATGAGTTTCTCACAAAAGAAAACGGAGGAAGTTTTACCGATACGGTCCGTTTTCGTCAGAAGATCGGCGAGTCCGTTCCCGTGCGAGTTTTGCAATCCACCTTCGTTCATATCGAAGACGGGAAGTTGAGTATTCCCATCCAAGAAAATCAGGAAGCGATTGCGGGAAGTGGAGAATTGGAAATCGGTTTGAAAGCTTCTCTTACCGGAGGCGCGATTCTCGCGGCTAAGGAAACGATGAGTCGTTATCCGTACTCCTGTCTCGAACAAAAACTTTCCAAGTCGGTAGCGGCGGGTTCTCAGAAAGATTGGGATCAGATCATGGACCAGCTCAGTTCTTATATGGACGGGGACGGTCTTTTGAAATTCTTTCCTTCTTCTTGGTATGGAAGCGAGATTCTTACGGCGTATCTTTTGATTTTATCTTCCGAATCAGGATTTAAGATTCCGGAAGCGACCAGAGAAACTTTGATTGAGGCGCTCAACCGATACAGCAAGGATTTGATTTTTAGAAGCAGTTATATTTCCAATACGGATACGAGGCTTAAAAAAATCATCGTGCTCGACGCGATTTCCCGTTTTAGCGCTCTCAGCGACGAAAGCATTCGTGCGGTTCAAACCGATCCGAAAATTCTTCCCTCCGATATTTTGATCAGTTTGAGAAATATCTATTCTCGTTCCAATACGTTTAAGAATCAGATTCCTGCCATCGACATCCTTTTAAAATCCAGATTTCGAATCCAAGGAACGTCTTATAACTTCGTTGATGAGTCCAGTCTTTGGTGGCTTCTTTCTTCGAACGATTCTACCGTGATGAGAACCATTCTTTCGGTCGTAAAAGATCCGGCTTGGAAGGAGGATCTTCCTCGCATGATTCGAGGCGCGATCACAAGACAGAAGAAAGGAAGCTGGGATATCACGACGGCCAATGCGCTGGGAATTCTCGCCTTTCAAAGTTATTCCAAACAGTTCGAAAGAGATTCGGTGGACGGAACGACTACGATCTCTTTGGAGAATCAATCGAACACGTTGGAGTGGAAGAATAAAAAGGATCCTTCTACACTTTCTCTTCCGATGCCGAAGACGACTCAGAATCTTGAGTTCGTACAGAATGGAAACGGAAAACCGTACGCGGTGATTCATACGAAAGCCGCGCTTCCTCTCAAGGAAAAATTGGAAAGTGGAATGAGATTGGAAAAAGAAATTCTGGATGAATCCGGAAGCAAAAAATCCTCTTTCAAAGACGGAGATCTTGTTCGAGTTCGACTGAAAATTTACACGGAATCGACTTTGTCTTGGGTTGCAATCAAGGATCCGATCCCGGCGGGAGCAAGTATCCTAGGTTCCGGATTGGGAAATGATTCGAGATCGGGAAGTGAAGTCGCGATCGAAGGGGATTGGTGGTCTTCTCCTACATTTGTGGAGAGAAAATGGGAAGGTTATACCGCTTATTTCGAATATCTTCCGGCCGGAAGCGTGACCTTGGAATACGTCTATCGCATCAATCAGTCCGGAAAGTTCGTCCTTCCTTCGACCAGAGTAGAAGCCATGTATCTTCCGGATCAGTTTGCGGAAGTTCCGAACGCCGATCAAACGGTTCAAAAGGATTGA
- a CDS encoding ketopantoate reductase family protein → MFRILVLGSGAIAGLYAGKLKQAGCQVDFWVRQNAFELEENGFQIQSHWGDFEYFPNLVFEEVPKNLEEYNLILNCLKCLPEIRLETILGVKIPEHIPILLLQNGIGIEDPITSLYPSNEILSGLAFVCANRLDKGKIHHLDYGELTIGSWNRTSSSFLKKIVRFFETAGVPTQSTDSIRQARWKKLMWNAPFNPISVLSGGKNTSQILNEPSSRSLVIEIMKEVQKLSEWDGAPVPVEQIDLFIEMTESMKPYKTSMLLDFESGRPMEIDAILGNALKFGERHGFKTPHIETLYALLKLKGHSKGV, encoded by the coding sequence TTGTTTCGAATTTTAGTTTTAGGATCAGGAGCGATCGCCGGTCTTTATGCCGGAAAGCTAAAGCAGGCGGGTTGTCAGGTCGATTTTTGGGTCCGGCAAAACGCATTCGAGCTGGAAGAAAACGGATTTCAAATCCAAAGTCATTGGGGTGATTTCGAATACTTTCCCAACCTCGTTTTCGAAGAGGTTCCCAAAAATTTAGAAGAATATAACCTCATTCTAAATTGTCTCAAATGTTTACCGGAAATCCGTTTGGAAACGATTCTCGGGGTCAAAATTCCCGAGCACATTCCCATCCTTCTTTTACAGAATGGAATCGGGATTGAAGATCCAATCACCTCGCTCTATCCCTCTAACGAAATTCTAAGCGGGTTGGCCTTTGTCTGCGCGAATCGGCTAGACAAGGGAAAAATTCATCATCTCGATTACGGAGAACTGACTATCGGTTCTTGGAATCGTACGTCCTCTTCGTTTCTTAAAAAAATAGTTCGATTTTTTGAAACTGCGGGAGTCCCCACGCAGAGCACGGATTCAATTCGTCAGGCGCGCTGGAAGAAACTCATGTGGAATGCGCCTTTCAATCCGATCAGCGTCCTCTCCGGCGGTAAAAATACTTCTCAGATTCTGAACGAACCTTCCAGTCGTTCTCTGGTGATCGAAATTATGAAGGAAGTCCAGAAACTTTCCGAATGGGACGGTGCGCCTGTTCCTGTTGAACAAATCGATCTATTTATAGAAATGACCGAGTCGATGAAACCGTATAAGACAAGTATGCTTTTGGACTTTGAAAGCGGAAGACCGATGGAAATCGACGCGATTCTCGGGAATGCGCTCAAATTCGGGGAAAGGCACGGCTTTAAGACCCCGCATATCGAAACACTCTATGCCCTCTTAAAGTTAAAAGGTCATTCAAAGGGCGTTTAA